The Pseudarthrobacter sp. NS4 genome includes a window with the following:
- a CDS encoding PP2C family protein-serine/threonine phosphatase — MVSPPELRRAVVIEDDPDIRGLLVRVLTKQGFEVTHAGAGLPGVEEVRRRQPDLVTLDLNLPDLDGLEVCKLLREFSDAFIIMLTARADELDKLTGLDNGADEYISKPFSPRELQSRINALFRRRPSAAADSAARSELKRATEVQQSLLPKEGVRVEGYDVAGMFRPSRSVGGDFYDWYQTPEGLHLTFADAMGKGMGAALIAATVRAVMRSTGHRQDLDAAFASASKAIAADLDLSNSFVTLFHARLDAASGKVSYVDAGHGLALHVQAGGAVERLPSGGPPVGAWPGTQWPQSSLELSPGDSLVVVSDGVLDVFDSVEAFTAAVQQVTQNLESAQASSAILALAPAGTAEDDVTVVVVRRLPEEMAA, encoded by the coding sequence ATGGTCTCTCCCCCCGAACTCCGCCGTGCCGTCGTCATCGAGGATGACCCGGACATCCGCGGCCTGCTGGTCCGCGTCCTGACCAAGCAGGGTTTCGAGGTTACCCACGCGGGTGCGGGCCTGCCGGGAGTGGAGGAAGTGCGCCGACGCCAGCCGGACCTGGTGACGCTGGACCTGAACCTGCCGGACCTGGACGGCCTGGAAGTGTGCAAGCTGCTCCGCGAATTTTCGGACGCCTTCATCATCATGCTGACTGCCCGCGCCGACGAGCTGGACAAGCTCACCGGCTTGGACAACGGTGCGGACGAGTACATCAGCAAGCCGTTCAGCCCGCGCGAACTCCAGTCACGGATCAATGCCCTGTTCCGCCGCCGGCCATCCGCTGCCGCTGATTCGGCCGCCCGCAGCGAACTGAAGCGCGCCACTGAGGTGCAGCAGAGCCTGCTCCCCAAGGAAGGCGTCCGGGTGGAAGGCTACGATGTGGCCGGCATGTTCCGTCCCTCCAGGAGTGTCGGCGGCGACTTTTACGACTGGTACCAGACTCCGGAGGGGCTGCACCTGACCTTCGCCGATGCCATGGGCAAGGGCATGGGTGCAGCGCTGATCGCAGCGACAGTCCGGGCCGTCATGCGGTCCACCGGGCACCGGCAGGACCTTGATGCCGCCTTCGCATCCGCCAGCAAAGCCATCGCCGCCGACCTCGATTTATCCAACTCCTTCGTCACCCTCTTCCACGCCCGCCTGGACGCCGCCTCGGGGAAAGTCAGCTACGTCGACGCCGGGCACGGGCTTGCGCTGCATGTCCAGGCGGGCGGGGCTGTTGAGCGGCTCCCCTCCGGCGGCCCGCCCGTCGGTGCCTGGCCGGGAACGCAGTGGCCGCAGTCCAGCTTGGAGCTTTCCCCCGGAGACTCCCTGGTGGTGGTCAGCGACGGCGTGCTGGACGTGTTCGACTCCGTGGAAGCATTCACCGCGGCAGTACAGCAGGTAACACAAAATCTGGAATCCGCCCAGGCCAGCAGCGCAATCCTCGCTCTTGCCCCGGCCGGGACCGCCGAGGACGACGTCACGGTCGTCGTCGTCCGGCGCCTCCCGGAGGAGATGGCGGCGTGA
- a CDS encoding STAS domain-containing protein — MEFSYEVKDSYAEVKADGRLNMVSAPKLREFVTDVIAGGSSRIVVNLEKTAFMDSSGLGALIGCLKAARQAGGDLRIAAVQQQVKMVLELTSMDKVLTSYASPEDAFSND; from the coding sequence ATGGAGTTTAGCTATGAGGTCAAGGACTCATACGCGGAGGTCAAGGCGGACGGGCGGCTCAATATGGTGTCCGCGCCCAAGCTTCGCGAGTTTGTCACTGATGTGATCGCCGGTGGATCCAGCCGGATTGTGGTGAACCTGGAAAAGACGGCATTTATGGACTCCTCGGGCCTTGGCGCCCTCATCGGCTGCCTCAAGGCCGCCCGGCAGGCGGGCGGCGACCTTCGGATCGCGGCGGTCCAGCAGCAGGTGAAGATGGTCCTCGAGCTGACCAGCATGGACAAGGTCCTCACGTCCTACGCTTCCCCCGAAGATGCGTTCAGCAATGACTGA
- a CDS encoding GNAT family N-acetyltransferase, whose product MVIEVRPATEFEDVRAIVGPKRADANVCWCLSYRIPSKQNLALHGTERGELVKQLVAQDPPPGVLAYDGGEPVGWAAVHPRGDTSFATNRRIPHVDDLDVWSVWCIRVRPGHRGKGISHSLLTGAVELARSYGAPAVEGYPVDNGGKKVDLTMAYVGTRKLFEDAGFTKAADTGSVLNGFPRVLMRLALA is encoded by the coding sequence ATGGTGATCGAGGTCCGGCCCGCAACCGAGTTCGAGGACGTCAGGGCAATCGTGGGGCCCAAGCGGGCTGACGCCAACGTCTGCTGGTGCCTGAGTTACCGCATCCCTTCCAAACAGAACCTGGCGCTGCACGGTACCGAGCGCGGTGAGCTGGTGAAGCAGCTGGTGGCGCAGGATCCCCCGCCCGGAGTGTTGGCGTACGACGGCGGCGAGCCAGTGGGGTGGGCAGCGGTCCACCCCCGCGGGGACACAAGTTTTGCCACCAACCGCCGAATTCCGCACGTGGACGACCTGGACGTATGGTCCGTGTGGTGCATCCGGGTCCGGCCAGGGCACCGCGGCAAGGGGATTTCACATTCCCTGTTGACGGGCGCCGTGGAGCTGGCCCGCTCGTACGGGGCACCCGCCGTCGAGGGCTACCCGGTGGACAACGGCGGGAAGAAAGTGGACCTCACCATGGCCTACGTGGGCACCCGCAAACTTTTCGAGGACGCAGGCTTCACCAAGGCCGCGGACACGGGCTCGGTACTCAACGGCTTCCCGCGTGTGCTGATGCGGCTGGCGCTGGCGTAA
- the bcp gene encoding thioredoxin-dependent thiol peroxidase: MSHTLTTKLQPGTQAPDFTLKDAQGRETALADYRGKSVIVYFYPKAATPGCTTEACDFRDSLASLQGKGYQVIGISPDAPEALAGFTGDFSLTFPLLSDEDHSVALAYGAWGEKLVNGEIVEGIVRSTVVVDPEGNVTLAQYQVQADGHVAALKDALGI; this comes from the coding sequence ATGAGCCACACCCTGACCACCAAGCTTCAGCCCGGAACCCAGGCGCCTGATTTCACCCTCAAGGACGCCCAGGGCCGCGAGACTGCCTTGGCCGACTACCGTGGCAAGAGCGTCATCGTGTACTTCTACCCGAAGGCCGCCACCCCCGGCTGCACCACCGAGGCCTGCGACTTCCGCGACAGCCTGGCCTCCCTGCAGGGCAAGGGGTACCAGGTTATTGGCATCTCCCCCGACGCACCTGAGGCCCTGGCCGGCTTCACCGGCGACTTTTCCCTGACCTTCCCGCTGCTCTCCGACGAGGACCACTCAGTTGCCCTGGCCTACGGCGCCTGGGGCGAAAAGCTGGTCAACGGCGAAATCGTCGAGGGAATCGTTCGCTCCACCGTTGTGGTGGACCCCGAAGGCAACGTCACCCTCGCGCAGTACCAGGTGCAGGCCGACGGCCACGTTGCAGCCCTGAAGGACGCCCTGGGGATCTGA
- the uraD gene encoding 2-oxo-4-hydroxy-4-carboxy-5-ureidoimidazoline decarboxylase, producing the protein MKLAEFNTADPARAADTLRPCIDVTRWVDTVTAARPFATKEALLAFAAEAANPFTPAEVEAAMAHHPRIGERPTAGTTEASMSRSEQAGVDPADAAVAEALARGNRDYEEKFGRVFLIRAAGRTAPEILQSLNERLTNTPAQEDTIVAQQLREIAVLRLEGLISE; encoded by the coding sequence ATGAAGCTTGCCGAATTCAACACCGCGGATCCCGCCAGGGCCGCGGACACCCTCAGGCCCTGCATCGACGTCACCCGGTGGGTGGACACAGTCACCGCCGCGCGCCCTTTCGCGACCAAGGAGGCCCTGCTGGCCTTCGCGGCCGAAGCCGCCAATCCTTTCACCCCCGCGGAGGTGGAGGCAGCGATGGCACACCATCCCCGGATCGGGGAGCGCCCGACGGCGGGCACCACCGAGGCGTCCATGTCACGTTCGGAGCAGGCCGGCGTCGACCCTGCTGACGCCGCCGTCGCGGAAGCCCTGGCCAGGGGCAACCGTGACTACGAGGAAAAATTTGGCCGGGTCTTCCTGATCCGCGCCGCCGGACGGACCGCCCCGGAGATCCTGCAGTCCCTCAATGAACGCCTCACCAACACCCCCGCCCAGGAAGACACCATCGTGGCGCAGCAACTGCGCGAAATCGCCGTACTGCGGCTGGAAGGACTGATCTCCGAATGA
- a CDS encoding glycosyltransferase family 2 protein produces MTRFWTRLVVVLTVLTGLNYIAWRWAASLNWEAWWIALPLVIAETYSLIDVMLFGLTVWKLKIRKGAPPPPADATVDVFITTYNEDLDMVMTTALAAQKIRHPHSTWILDDGARPELQALAEQHGLGYVTRSDDWAPDLPRHAKAGNLNNALMQTHGEFLLILDADQIPEPDILEKTLGYFNNRRVALVQTPQYFSNVPADDPLGSQAPLFYGPIQQGKDGWNAAFFCGSNAILRREALMQLGLVGYVKETEKSIRRALAASQSAIKKARKSADIETPLVAEVLDQVEAATREAQQELGAGQPLSEITYRVRRRVDAAVQTLVMADVEALQADLEEIAAMELAHVGESGVPVVADDAVQRMSARDWSPLGALESVQAVLDALSVERNDEAQPVMPLATISVTEDMATAMRMHAMGWQSVYHHEVLAYGLAPEDLKTMLTQRLRWAQGTIQVLLRENPLVQKGLKPGQRLMYFATMWTYLSGYAAVIYFAAPIIYLLLGILPVTSLSWDFFVRFIPFMVVNQVLFAVAGRGIPTWRGQQYSLALFPTWIKACSTAARNVWFGRPLGFAVTPKARQSGGPSWSLIRPQIVVSALLAVAAVVGIFRLAAGLAEPLGTLVNVAWVIFDLVVMSILVRAVLYKGYEPAAEPANERNPDGV; encoded by the coding sequence GTGACCCGTTTCTGGACCCGGCTGGTGGTGGTACTGACTGTCCTCACCGGCCTCAACTACATTGCCTGGCGCTGGGCCGCCTCCCTCAACTGGGAGGCGTGGTGGATTGCCCTGCCCCTGGTGATCGCGGAAACCTACAGCCTGATCGACGTGATGCTCTTCGGCCTGACCGTCTGGAAACTGAAAATCCGCAAGGGCGCCCCGCCGCCTCCCGCGGACGCTACCGTGGACGTCTTCATCACCACCTACAACGAAGACCTGGACATGGTGATGACCACCGCGCTGGCAGCGCAGAAGATCCGGCACCCGCACAGCACCTGGATCCTGGACGACGGCGCCCGCCCTGAGCTTCAGGCCCTCGCCGAACAGCACGGGCTGGGCTACGTCACCCGCAGTGATGACTGGGCCCCGGACCTTCCCCGGCACGCAAAGGCCGGCAACCTGAACAACGCGCTGATGCAGACGCACGGCGAGTTCCTCCTGATCCTGGACGCGGACCAGATCCCCGAGCCGGACATCCTGGAAAAGACTCTCGGCTACTTCAACAACCGTCGGGTGGCCCTGGTCCAGACCCCGCAGTACTTCAGCAACGTCCCCGCCGACGATCCCCTGGGCAGCCAGGCACCCCTCTTCTACGGCCCCATCCAACAGGGTAAGGACGGCTGGAACGCCGCCTTCTTCTGTGGCTCCAACGCCATCCTACGCCGCGAAGCCCTGATGCAGCTGGGACTGGTGGGCTACGTCAAGGAAACCGAAAAGAGCATCCGCCGGGCACTGGCGGCCTCCCAGTCCGCCATCAAAAAGGCCCGAAAATCGGCCGACATTGAGACACCCCTGGTGGCTGAGGTGCTGGACCAAGTGGAGGCCGCCACCCGCGAGGCCCAGCAGGAGCTCGGCGCCGGCCAGCCGCTCAGCGAGATCACCTACCGGGTCCGCCGCCGCGTCGACGCCGCCGTGCAGACCCTGGTGATGGCCGACGTCGAAGCCCTGCAGGCCGATCTCGAAGAAATCGCCGCGATGGAACTGGCCCATGTGGGCGAGTCCGGAGTTCCGGTGGTTGCGGACGACGCCGTGCAGCGCATGTCCGCCCGCGACTGGTCCCCGCTGGGCGCCCTGGAGTCCGTCCAGGCGGTCCTGGACGCACTGTCCGTGGAACGCAACGACGAAGCCCAGCCGGTTATGCCGCTGGCCACCATCTCCGTCACCGAGGACATGGCCACCGCCATGCGCATGCACGCCATGGGCTGGCAGAGCGTTTACCACCACGAGGTCCTGGCCTACGGGCTGGCTCCGGAGGACCTGAAGACCATGCTTACCCAGCGCCTCCGCTGGGCGCAGGGCACGATCCAGGTGCTGCTGCGCGAGAATCCGCTGGTGCAGAAGGGCCTCAAGCCCGGCCAGCGGCTCATGTACTTCGCCACCATGTGGACCTACTTGAGCGGCTATGCGGCGGTCATCTACTTCGCCGCCCCCATCATCTACCTGCTGCTGGGGATCCTGCCGGTCACCAGTTTGAGCTGGGACTTCTTTGTCCGGTTCATTCCCTTCATGGTGGTCAACCAGGTGCTGTTTGCCGTTGCCGGCCGGGGCATCCCCACCTGGCGCGGCCAGCAGTACAGCCTGGCGCTGTTCCCCACCTGGATCAAGGCGTGCTCGACGGCGGCACGGAACGTTTGGTTCGGCCGTCCCCTCGGGTTCGCCGTCACCCCCAAGGCCCGCCAGAGCGGGGGACCCAGCTGGAGCCTGATCCGGCCGCAGATTGTGGTGTCCGCCCTGCTGGCGGTGGCCGCCGTCGTCGGAATTTTCCGCCTGGCCGCCGGGCTGGCCGAACCGCTCGGCACCCTGGTCAACGTCGCCTGGGTCATTTTTGACCTGGTGGTCATGAGCATCCTGGTCCGGGCCGTGCTCTACAAGGGCTACGAACCGGCCGCAGAACCCGCAAATGAAAGGAATCCCGATGGAGTTTAG
- a CDS encoding IclR family transcriptional regulator, whose translation MALNNDLESDADTEGAQHGGVQSVERALTVLEILAREGNAGVSEIAEEMGIHKSTVSRLMGSLVSRDIVHQNSERGKYQLGFGILRLASTIPGRLSLVHEARPVLESLALEFKETVNLAVLRSNYAVNVDQAMGPSTLATYDWVGSLTPLHATSSGKVLLAALSADERDRILKETGLPARTSRTVTTRKELDRQLLEASRKGYAVVREEFEIGLNAVAVPVFNHQGVVAGALSISGPAFRFDPEKAPGLLETLKEAGLKVSANMGYTGQ comes from the coding sequence ATGGCTTTGAACAATGACCTTGAATCCGATGCCGACACCGAGGGCGCCCAGCATGGCGGGGTCCAGTCCGTGGAACGGGCCCTGACAGTCCTGGAAATCCTGGCCCGGGAGGGCAACGCCGGCGTGAGCGAAATCGCCGAGGAGATGGGGATCCACAAATCCACGGTTTCCCGACTGATGGGCTCCCTGGTGAGCCGGGACATAGTCCACCAGAACAGCGAACGCGGAAAGTACCAGCTGGGGTTCGGCATCCTGCGGCTGGCCAGCACCATTCCGGGCCGGCTGAGCCTGGTCCACGAGGCCCGTCCCGTCCTGGAGAGCCTGGCCCTGGAATTCAAGGAAACCGTCAACCTGGCTGTCCTGCGCTCCAACTACGCCGTCAACGTGGACCAAGCCATGGGGCCCTCCACGCTCGCCACCTACGACTGGGTGGGCAGCCTGACGCCCCTGCACGCGACGTCCAGCGGGAAGGTCCTGCTGGCCGCCCTGAGCGCCGATGAACGCGACCGCATCCTGAAGGAGACCGGACTTCCCGCCCGGACGTCCCGCACCGTCACCACCCGCAAGGAGCTGGACAGGCAACTCCTGGAGGCATCCCGCAAGGGGTACGCGGTGGTGCGCGAGGAGTTCGAAATCGGCCTGAACGCGGTGGCCGTGCCTGTGTTCAATCATCAAGGGGTGGTTGCCGGTGCACTCAGCATCTCCGGCCCTGCCTTCCGCTTTGACCCCGAGAAGGCGCCGGGGCTGCTGGAGACCTTGAAGGAGGCCGGCCTGAAGGTCAGCGCCAACATGGGGTACACCGGGCAATAG
- the uraH gene encoding hydroxyisourate hydrolase encodes MTVSHVTTHILDTGAGRPAVGVAVVLSRNDGGTWQKLAASSTDADGRAKDLGPEQLEPGNYKLNFATGDYYAGLQTATFFPEVDLVFEVTGPEHYHVPLLLSPFAYSTYRGS; translated from the coding sequence ATGACCGTCTCCCACGTCACCACCCACATCCTGGACACCGGCGCCGGACGCCCGGCGGTGGGGGTCGCCGTCGTCCTTTCCAGGAATGACGGCGGCACCTGGCAGAAGCTGGCAGCGTCCAGCACCGATGCGGACGGCCGGGCGAAGGACTTGGGCCCGGAGCAGCTCGAACCCGGTAACTACAAGCTCAACTTCGCCACCGGTGATTACTACGCCGGACTGCAGACGGCCACGTTCTTCCCGGAGGTGGACCTGGTCTTTGAAGTGACGGGACCGGAGCACTACCACGTTCCGCTGCTCCTGAGCCCGTTTGCATACTCCACCTACCGCGGCAGCTAG
- a CDS encoding ATP-binding protein, which produces MTEVLASRSYRGLAAGEAIESVHNDLDSLWLDVPFVQDMDQMTFTTAVIESASNIVQHAEPAGQEPVELGVEIEVRHTLLQARVSAYHAKPPFGAMEPATPGEDAESGRGLALIQALVTTVTFERQDGTNTWVLSRTSSQG; this is translated from the coding sequence ATGACTGAAGTGCTCGCCTCGCGCAGCTACCGGGGACTGGCTGCCGGGGAAGCGATCGAATCCGTCCACAATGACCTGGACAGCCTCTGGCTGGACGTCCCGTTCGTGCAGGACATGGACCAGATGACCTTTACGACGGCGGTGATTGAGTCCGCGTCCAACATCGTCCAGCACGCGGAGCCGGCCGGGCAGGAACCGGTGGAGCTGGGCGTGGAAATCGAAGTCCGGCACACCCTGCTGCAGGCTCGTGTCAGCGCCTACCACGCCAAGCCGCCGTTCGGTGCGATGGAACCGGCAACGCCGGGTGAAGATGCCGAGTCCGGCCGCGGCCTGGCGCTGATCCAGGCCCTGGTCACCACCGTCACCTTCGAACGCCAGGACGGAACCAATACCTGGGTGTTGTCCCGCACGTCGTCGCAGGGCTAG
- the katG gene encoding catalase/peroxidase HPI: protein MTDPQEHPPVPTPGSAQGLDSKVEGGCPVAHDSVTSHGSESENPAIDSPQPKGHRPRTVADWWPNQLDLSVLHANHPKGNPLGPGFSYREEFQKLDVEALKQDITEVLTTSQDWWPADFGHYGGLMIRLSWHAAGTYRVHDGRGGAGDGSQRFAPLNSWPDNANLDKARRLLWPVKQKYGQKLSWADLLVLAGNVALESMGFKTFGFAFGREDVWEPEEIFWGPEDTWLGDERYVGEGQMAEDVGATEMGLIYVNPEGPMGNPDPKLAAAFIRETFKRMAMNDEETFALIAGGHTFGKTHGAGDADAHVGPEPEAADLEAQGLGWLSTYGSGKGADTITSGLEVTWTDRPTQWSNRFLEILFEYEWELVKSPAGAHQWVAKDAPEIIPDAHDPAKKHRPTMLTTDLSLRFDPTYEEIGRRFLKNPDEFQLAFAKAWYKLLHRDMGPVGPHMLGPWVPEAQLWQDPVPAVDHDLIGEEDIASLKARLLDSGLSVSQLAGTAWAAASTFRKTDRRGGANGARLRLEPQRGWEVNEPEQLSTALQALETVQQQFNDAQSGGKKVSLADLIVLGGCAAVEKAARDAGFAVTVPFRPGRTDAAQDQTDVEQFQYLKPRADGFRNYVRPGEKLQPETLLLDKAYLLDLSAPEMTALVGGMRALGTNVGGSTHGVLTDRPQVLTNDFFVNLLSPGTKWKVSEGEENVYEISDVATGELKWTATPVDLVFGSNSQLRALSEVYASEDGKEKFVNDFVAAWVKVMELDRFDLR from the coding sequence ATGACCGATCCTCAGGAACACCCTCCAGTCCCCACACCCGGAAGTGCCCAGGGCCTGGACAGCAAGGTTGAGGGCGGGTGCCCGGTTGCGCATGACAGCGTGACCTCGCACGGCAGCGAGAGTGAAAACCCGGCGATCGATTCGCCGCAGCCAAAGGGGCACCGGCCGCGGACCGTCGCGGATTGGTGGCCCAACCAGCTGGACCTCTCGGTGCTTCACGCCAACCACCCCAAGGGCAACCCGCTCGGCCCTGGCTTCAGCTACCGCGAGGAATTCCAGAAGCTCGACGTCGAAGCGCTCAAGCAGGACATTACCGAGGTCCTCACCACCTCCCAGGACTGGTGGCCCGCGGACTTCGGCCACTACGGCGGCCTGATGATCCGGTTGAGCTGGCACGCCGCCGGCACCTACCGCGTCCACGACGGCCGTGGCGGTGCAGGCGACGGCAGCCAGCGGTTCGCGCCGCTGAACAGCTGGCCGGACAACGCCAACCTGGACAAAGCCCGGCGGCTGCTGTGGCCGGTCAAGCAGAAATACGGCCAGAAACTCTCCTGGGCAGACCTTCTCGTCCTCGCAGGCAACGTGGCCCTCGAGTCGATGGGCTTCAAGACCTTTGGCTTCGCCTTCGGCCGTGAGGACGTGTGGGAGCCCGAGGAGATTTTCTGGGGACCCGAGGACACCTGGCTGGGCGATGAACGCTACGTTGGCGAAGGCCAGATGGCGGAGGACGTTGGCGCCACGGAGATGGGCCTGATCTACGTCAACCCCGAGGGGCCCATGGGCAACCCGGATCCCAAACTCGCCGCTGCGTTCATCCGCGAAACTTTCAAGCGCATGGCAATGAACGACGAAGAGACCTTCGCTCTGATCGCCGGCGGCCACACGTTCGGCAAGACCCACGGCGCCGGCGACGCCGACGCGCACGTAGGTCCCGAACCGGAGGCTGCTGACCTCGAGGCGCAGGGGCTGGGCTGGCTCAGCACCTACGGCAGCGGCAAGGGGGCGGACACCATCACCTCCGGCCTGGAAGTCACCTGGACGGACCGGCCCACCCAGTGGAGCAACCGCTTCCTGGAGATCCTGTTCGAGTACGAGTGGGAGCTGGTCAAGAGCCCCGCCGGCGCCCACCAGTGGGTCGCCAAGGATGCCCCGGAGATCATCCCGGACGCCCACGACCCGGCGAAAAAGCACCGGCCCACCATGCTGACGACGGACCTGTCGCTGCGCTTCGACCCGACCTATGAGGAAATAGGGCGGCGCTTCCTGAAGAACCCGGATGAATTCCAGCTGGCGTTCGCCAAGGCCTGGTACAAGCTCCTGCACCGCGACATGGGACCTGTGGGCCCGCACATGCTCGGGCCGTGGGTCCCGGAAGCGCAGCTCTGGCAGGACCCTGTTCCCGCGGTGGACCACGACCTGATCGGTGAGGAGGACATCGCCTCGCTGAAGGCCCGGCTCCTTGACTCTGGCCTGTCCGTCTCACAGCTCGCCGGTACGGCATGGGCAGCGGCGTCCACCTTCCGCAAGACCGACAGGCGCGGCGGCGCCAACGGTGCGCGGCTCCGGCTGGAGCCGCAGCGCGGCTGGGAGGTCAACGAGCCCGAGCAGCTTTCGACGGCGTTGCAGGCGCTTGAGACGGTGCAGCAGCAGTTCAACGACGCCCAGAGCGGGGGCAAGAAGGTCTCGTTGGCGGACCTGATCGTCCTCGGCGGTTGCGCGGCAGTGGAGAAGGCAGCCCGGGATGCGGGCTTCGCCGTCACCGTGCCGTTCCGGCCCGGCCGCACCGACGCCGCCCAGGACCAGACCGACGTAGAGCAGTTCCAGTACCTGAAGCCGCGGGCGGACGGGTTCCGGAACTACGTTCGCCCTGGCGAGAAGCTGCAGCCGGAGACTCTCCTGCTGGACAAGGCGTACCTGCTGGACCTCTCCGCGCCGGAGATGACAGCGCTCGTCGGCGGCATGCGCGCCCTCGGCACCAACGTGGGCGGTTCCACGCACGGCGTCCTCACCGACAGGCCCCAGGTCCTGACGAACGACTTCTTCGTCAACCTGCTCTCGCCAGGCACCAAGTGGAAGGTTTCGGAGGGGGAAGAGAACGTCTACGAAATCAGCGACGTTGCCACCGGCGAGCTGAAGTGGACCGCAACACCGGTGGACCTGGTCTTCGGTTCCAACTCCCAGCTCCGCGCCCTGTCCGAGGTCTACGCGAGCGAGGACGGCAAGGAGAAGTTCGTTAACGACTTCGTGGCGGCCTGGGTGAAGGTCATGGAGCTGGACCGCTTCGACCTGCGCTGA
- a CDS encoding winged helix-turn-helix domain-containing protein has protein sequence MAVEVHHPRTVARPRLAVAGAATSPAAARGLAVWVVPAEGTSPELLARAAQLVLARALQTAPEAEVHWPAAGAATSAVGGAADHSSRTPSAAEAPSAGEPARTHTEDDGGSRLPPSAGPVSRMAVDLAADTVLLDGKAVPLTGVEFKVLRYLVTHLSRTVGREELQEFLDSFETPGASARSIDVYVGRIRRKLGNARHAVATVRGGGYQFVPGKCATVRGPAEYCI, from the coding sequence ATGGCAGTGGAAGTCCACCATCCGCGGACGGTGGCCCGGCCGCGGCTTGCCGTCGCGGGTGCGGCCACATCGCCGGCGGCAGCCCGCGGGCTGGCTGTCTGGGTGGTCCCGGCGGAAGGCACCAGCCCCGAACTGCTGGCCCGTGCCGCCCAGCTGGTCCTTGCCAGGGCCCTTCAGACTGCTCCGGAGGCGGAAGTCCATTGGCCCGCCGCCGGAGCTGCCACGTCCGCCGTGGGAGGAGCCGCAGACCACTCCTCCCGCACTCCTTCCGCGGCGGAGGCACCTTCCGCCGGCGAACCTGCCCGGACCCACACGGAGGACGACGGCGGCAGCCGGCTGCCGCCGTCGGCCGGCCCCGTCAGCCGCATGGCGGTGGACCTCGCCGCCGATACCGTCCTGCTGGACGGCAAGGCCGTGCCGCTCACCGGCGTCGAATTCAAGGTGCTCCGCTACCTGGTCACCCACCTGTCCCGCACAGTGGGCCGGGAGGAGCTGCAGGAATTCCTGGACTCGTTCGAAACGCCCGGCGCCTCGGCCAGATCCATCGATGTTTACGTCGGCCGGATCCGCCGGAAGCTCGGCAACGCACGCCATGCCGTTGCCACTGTGCGGGGCGGCGGATACCAGTTCGTACCGGGAAAATGCGCCACCGTTCGCGGCCCGGCGGAATACTGCATATGA